A genomic segment from Arcobacter sp. CECT 8986 encodes:
- a CDS encoding mechanosensitive ion channel family protein: MQEELESIQKVYNVLIEFFMNYSFQLLGAIIILILGFFVAKKIAQAVERLCSKNNLDVTLTKFIVNVVRFAIIIGASIIAVGKLGITLTPFIAGIGAASLGAGLALQGTLSNYGAGLSIIIARPFVVGNTISVKDVYGIVEEIKLAHTVLLTEDGEKITVPNKYIIGEVIVNSFDYRIVESTIGIAYNSDVESAIKLILKELENFKDLISTEAKPQVGIKEFGDSSINIEYRYWAKTDSYFEIQYKINLAIFNTLKKNSIEIPFPIRDVYIHNS, translated from the coding sequence ATGCAAGAAGAATTAGAATCAATACAAAAAGTATATAATGTACTAATTGAGTTTTTTATGAATTATAGCTTCCAACTTCTTGGAGCTATAATAATACTTATTTTAGGTTTTTTTGTAGCAAAAAAAATCGCACAAGCTGTTGAGAGGTTATGTTCAAAAAACAATCTTGATGTAACACTTACAAAGTTTATTGTAAATGTAGTTCGATTTGCAATTATTATAGGTGCTTCAATTATTGCAGTTGGAAAGTTAGGAATCACACTAACACCTTTCATCGCAGGTATTGGTGCTGCATCACTTGGTGCTGGTTTGGCTTTACAAGGTACTTTATCAAATTATGGTGCTGGATTGTCAATCATCATTGCAAGACCTTTTGTAGTTGGTAATACTATTAGTGTAAAAGATGTTTATGGAATAGTAGAAGAGATTAAACTTGCTCATACCGTATTATTAACTGAAGATGGAGAGAAAATAACAGTACCAAATAAGTATATTATTGGTGAAGTTATCGTAAATTCATTTGATTATCGAATAGTTGAATCTACTATTGGAATAGCGTATAATAGTGATGTTGAAAGTGCAATAAAACTTATTTTAAAAGAGTTAGAAAACTTTAAAGATTTGATTTCAACTGAAGCAAAACCACAAGTTGGGATAAAAGAGTTTGGTGATTCATCAATAAATATTGAGTATAGATATTGGGCAAAAACTGATAGCTATTTTGAAATACAGTATAAAATAAATTTAGCAATATTTAATACTTTAAAGAAAAACTCTATTGAGATACCATTTCCAATTAGAGATGTTTATATTCACAACAGTTAA
- the dapE gene encoding succinyl-diaminopimelate desuccinylase: MTVIELFQKLLRFKSITPDDDGAFDFIEEYLGDTWTCIKVDMEGVKNRFFYKKFNDKKQHLCFAGHIDVVPVGEGWNVDPFAADIVDGVITARGTQDMKSGDAAFLYACKHAVDFDGTLSILMTSDEEGEGTYGTIKMLEHLKEIDFIPNYAVVAEPTCEEVFGDAIKVGRRGSINGYITIKGKQGHAAYPEKCINPVHNFAEILPKLAGHNLDNGDEYFAPSKMVITDIRGGMQVTNVTPPDLKLMFNVRNSTNTKREDVENFIHKNLEGLEYDFRTTQGSFPFVTNKESKVVKAMENSIEKILNVTTKHSTAGGTSDARYFGAFGIEAIEFGVINDTIHSVGERTTVKEVEGLTEVYMDLIKNF, encoded by the coding sequence TTGACAGTTATAGAGTTATTTCAGAAATTATTGAGATTTAAGTCAATTACACCAGATGATGACGGGGCTTTTGATTTTATAGAAGAGTATTTAGGTGATACTTGGACTTGTATAAAAGTAGATATGGAAGGCGTAAAAAATAGATTTTTTTATAAAAAATTCAACGACAAAAAACAACACTTATGTTTTGCTGGACACATTGATGTAGTTCCAGTAGGTGAGGGTTGGAATGTAGACCCATTTGCTGCTGATATTGTAGATGGTGTTATAACTGCAAGGGGAACTCAAGATATGAAAAGTGGTGATGCTGCTTTTTTATATGCTTGTAAACATGCAGTTGATTTTGATGGGACATTAAGTATTTTGATGACAAGTGACGAAGAGGGCGAAGGAACTTATGGAACTATCAAAATGCTAGAACACTTAAAAGAGATTGATTTTATTCCAAATTATGCAGTAGTTGCAGAACCTACTTGTGAAGAGGTTTTTGGAGATGCTATTAAAGTTGGAAGACGTGGAAGTATAAATGGATATATAACTATAAAAGGTAAGCAAGGTCACGCAGCATATCCAGAAAAATGTATAAATCCAGTACACAATTTTGCAGAGATTTTACCAAAATTAGCAGGACATAATCTTGATAATGGAGATGAATATTTTGCTCCAAGTAAGATGGTAATAACTGATATTAGAGGTGGAATGCAAGTAACAAATGTAACACCACCAGATTTAAAACTTATGTTCAATGTAAGAAACTCTACAAACACAAAAAGAGAAGATGTAGAAAACTTTATACATAAAAATCTTGAAGGTTTAGAGTATGACTTTAGAACAACACAAGGCTCTTTTCCATTTGTAACAAATAAAGAATCAAAAGTGGTAAAAGCTATGGAAAACTCTATTGAAAAAATCCTTAACGTAACAACAAAACACTCAACAGCAGGTGGAACAAGTGATGCTAGATATTTTGGTGCATTTGGAATAGAAGCTATTGAGTTTGGAGTTATAAATGATACTATTCACTCTGTTGGTGAGAGAACAACAGTTAAAGAAGTAGAGGGATTGACTGAAGTTTATATGGATTTGATTAAAAACTTTTAA
- a CDS encoding endonuclease MutS2, giving the protein MQDIIKKLDLTEYIESFQELFSRKKSIILEGDIHLHYKLIDELSKFDFNAPKEVANLDNCLVHIQKQGILKLYDIYEFTKIIRYFLYLKRFNFEGKLKEWVDKIIIPTDILELDNYFDSKGNLKEGIDDDFDNVQNAIYKNKELIRQNLYKVINSSKLKPYLVDSQVHLINDQEAILVRGGFNHIVKATVIHRSNSGFFYIVPHTISELKQKRSDLINKQEEIILQLCKQISSMFEKNLLFLKFINKEFDRFDHYQARLFFAKAQDKNFLLPSKKNSCKLINFKHPALSGAKPINVDFSKSVIMITGVNAGGKTMMLKSILASVFMSKYLIPYHADKSSQIGSFKNILAVLDDPQSVKNDISTFAGRMVEFSSLFTQRNAIVGVDEIELGTDSDEAASLFKVIIEELIKKDIKIIITTHHKRLAALLASNDDVELIAALYDEENRIPTYEFLQGTIGKSYAFETASRYGIPHNIVKLAKKVYGEDKDKLNELIERSSELEREYKQKIQKLDEELDKTDRLQRGLKEQRENLDELIYSEKSKLQREYKDARDEAKKAIKAKIYQEGHRHLNTAHSKASNIKTQSVKEQEELKVGDRVKYRSSKGVLVSVKGKQAFIENDSGMKMKVPLAELSRSGNIPKVKPKTTVTVSKPETGNVTLDLHGQRVEEALENLDKFLSDALVAGFDEVLVYHGIGTGKLAAAVKKYLDKHPKIRAYEDAHPSSGGFGAKVIKL; this is encoded by the coding sequence ATGCAAGATATAATAAAAAAACTAGACTTAACAGAATATATAGAATCATTTCAAGAACTTTTTTCAAGAAAAAAAAGTATTATTCTTGAAGGTGATATTCATTTACATTATAAACTTATAGATGAACTTTCAAAGTTTGATTTCAATGCACCAAAAGAGGTAGCAAATTTAGATAACTGCTTAGTACATATCCAAAAGCAGGGGATTTTAAAACTTTATGACATCTACGAATTTACTAAAATCATTAGATATTTTTTATATTTAAAAAGATTTAATTTTGAGGGAAAATTAAAAGAGTGGGTTGATAAAATAATTATACCTACTGATATTTTAGAACTTGATAACTATTTTGACTCTAAGGGGAATTTAAAAGAGGGTATAGATGATGATTTTGATAATGTTCAAAATGCCATCTATAAAAATAAAGAGTTAATAAGACAAAATCTTTATAAAGTAATAAACTCTTCAAAATTAAAACCATATTTGGTTGATTCTCAAGTGCATTTAATAAATGACCAAGAAGCAATCTTAGTAAGAGGTGGTTTTAATCATATAGTAAAAGCAACAGTAATTCACAGATCTAATTCTGGATTTTTTTATATTGTTCCTCATACTATTAGTGAATTAAAACAAAAAAGAAGTGATTTAATAAATAAACAAGAAGAGATTATTTTACAACTATGTAAACAAATCTCATCAATGTTTGAAAAAAATCTACTATTTTTAAAATTTATAAATAAAGAGTTTGATAGATTTGACCACTACCAAGCAAGACTATTTTTTGCAAAAGCACAAGATAAAAACTTTTTATTACCAAGTAAAAAAAATAGTTGTAAACTAATAAACTTCAAACATCCAGCTTTATCAGGAGCAAAACCTATAAATGTAGATTTTTCAAAATCTGTGATTATGATTACTGGGGTAAATGCCGGTGGTAAAACTATGATGTTAAAATCAATTTTGGCTTCAGTTTTTATGTCAAAATATTTGATTCCTTATCATGCAGATAAATCATCTCAAATAGGAAGTTTCAAAAATATTTTGGCTGTATTAGATGATCCACAAAGTGTAAAAAATGACATCTCAACATTTGCAGGTAGAATGGTAGAGTTCTCTTCACTATTTACACAAAGAAATGCAATAGTTGGAGTTGATGAGATTGAACTTGGAACAGATTCGGATGAAGCTGCAAGTTTATTTAAAGTAATAATTGAAGAGTTAATTAAAAAAGATATTAAAATTATTATTACAACTCACCATAAAAGACTTGCTGCATTATTAGCATCAAATGATGATGTTGAGTTAATTGCTGCACTTTATGATGAAGAAAATAGAATACCAACTTATGAGTTCTTACAAGGAACTATTGGAAAGTCGTATGCTTTTGAAACTGCAAGTAGATATGGAATTCCACACAATATTGTAAAACTAGCAAAAAAAGTTTATGGAGAAGATAAAGATAAGTTAAATGAACTTATTGAAAGAAGTAGTGAACTTGAAAGAGAGTACAAACAAAAAATCCAAAAACTTGATGAAGAGTTAGATAAAACAGATAGATTACAAAGAGGTCTAAAAGAACAAAGAGAAAACTTAGATGAGTTGATTTATTCTGAGAAGTCTAAACTTCAAAGAGAGTATAAAGATGCTAGAGATGAAGCCAAAAAAGCAATCAAAGCTAAAATCTATCAAGAAGGTCACAGACATTTAAATACGGCTCACTCAAAAGCTTCAAACATTAAAACACAAAGTGTAAAAGAGCAAGAAGAGTTAAAAGTAGGTGATAGAGTAAAATATAGAAGTTCAAAAGGTGTTTTAGTTTCTGTAAAAGGGAAACAAGCATTTATTGAAAATGACTCAGGAATGAAAATGAAAGTTCCATTAGCTGAGTTATCAAGAAGTGGAAATATTCCAAAAGTAAAACCAAAAACAACAGTTACAGTATCTAAACCAGAAACTGGAAATGTAACACTTGATTTACATGGACAAAGAGTAGAAGAGGCTTTAGAAAATTTAGATAAGTTTTTATCTGATGCTTTAGTTGCAGGTTTTGATGAAGTATTAGTTTATCATGGAATTGGAACAGGTAAATTAGCAGCTGCAGTAAAAAAATATCTGGATAAACATCCAAAAATAAGAGCATATGAAGATGCTCATCCAAGTAGTGGTGGTTTTGGCGCAAAAGTAATTAAATTATAA
- the mog gene encoding molybdopterin adenylyltransferase: MADKIAKIGIVTASDRASKGIYEDISGKAIVDTMNDYLKSPWEPVYRCIEDDQKTIEDTLKQLVDDENCCLVVTTGGTGPAARDVTPEATEAVCDRMMPGFGELMRAESLKFVPTAILSRQTAGLRGSSLIINLPGKPKSIRECLDAVFPAVPYCIDLMEGPYLDCNEAIIKPFRPKKK, translated from the coding sequence ATGGCAGATAAAATAGCTAAAATAGGAATAGTAACTGCAAGTGATAGAGCAAGCAAAGGAATCTATGAAGATATAAGTGGTAAAGCAATAGTTGATACTATGAATGACTATTTAAAATCACCTTGGGAACCTGTATATAGATGTATTGAAGATGACCAAAAAACTATTGAAGATACATTAAAACAACTAGTTGACGATGAGAACTGTTGTTTAGTAGTTACAACAGGAGGAACAGGACCAGCTGCAAGAGATGTGACTCCAGAAGCAACAGAAGCTGTATGTGATAGAATGATGCCTGGTTTTGGAGAACTTATGAGAGCAGAATCTTTAAAGTTTGTACCTACTGCAATTTTATCAAGACAAACAGCTGGTTTAAGAGGTAGTTCTTTAATCATAAATCTACCTGGAAAACCAAAATCAATTAGAGAATGTTTAGATGCAGTTTTTCCAGCAGTACCATATTGTATTGATTTAATGGAAGGACCATATTTAGACTGCAATGAGGCCATAATTAAGCCTTTTAGACCCAAAAAAAAGTAG
- a CDS encoding SLC13 family permease, which produces MKKLLTTVILTVATFLLASLAFSTQHSILLAIIVLLVTLWTNEALPLGVVSLLPILLFPSFDILSTNATTANYSKSIIFLFLGGFMIAIATQKTDLHKYVSNKLLTLFPNTPRGIIFSLAITSAVLSSLISNTTTALLLIPIAMFLTKDMKLKVRLVLAIAYGASIGGILTPIGTPPNLILLGFMEQHHLAPIAFVQWIVLAFPLVVVMLILIPFVLSLGVNHLKFDTHLEQREHLTSEQRRLLYMLGSLVVLLFVNSKIEPYYSGLGINEKGILLGYGLLMFIPKIGFLDWEDTKKVPYEIIFLFGAGFSIAAAFSSTGLANEIANYLLTLTHMPVIILILLVASLITFTTEVTSNTALISIALPIIYSLGKAANIDVNLILFVSTICASYAFMLPIATPPNAIAMSSGAVKVKDMAKFGLIFNFLGIISITIVALVYWQFYL; this is translated from the coding sequence TTGAAAAAATTATTGACCACGGTGATTTTGACAGTAGCCACATTTTTACTAGCTAGCCTAGCTTTTAGCACACAACATTCAATACTATTAGCTATTATTGTGTTACTTGTTACTTTATGGACAAATGAAGCTTTACCATTAGGTGTTGTCTCTTTACTGCCAATACTTTTATTTCCATCATTTGATATATTGAGTACAAATGCAACAACTGCTAACTACTCAAAATCTATTATTTTTCTATTTTTAGGTGGTTTTATGATTGCTATTGCAACTCAGAAAACTGATTTACATAAATATGTTTCAAATAAGTTATTAACACTTTTCCCTAATACGCCAAGAGGAATTATTTTCTCACTTGCTATTACATCAGCTGTTTTAAGTTCACTTATTTCAAATACAACTACTGCATTACTATTAATTCCAATTGCAATGTTCTTAACAAAAGATATGAAATTAAAAGTTAGACTTGTTTTAGCTATTGCATATGGTGCTAGTATTGGTGGTATTTTAACTCCAATTGGAACACCTCCAAACTTAATTTTATTAGGTTTTATGGAACAACATCATTTAGCTCCAATTGCTTTTGTTCAATGGATTGTATTAGCTTTCCCACTTGTTGTGGTAATGTTAATTTTAATTCCATTTGTTTTATCTTTGGGAGTAAATCATCTTAAATTTGATACTCACTTAGAGCAAAGAGAACATCTTACAAGTGAACAAAGAAGACTTCTTTATATGTTAGGAAGTTTAGTTGTATTACTTTTCGTTAATTCAAAAATTGAACCATACTATTCAGGATTAGGAATAAATGAAAAGGGTATCTTATTAGGATATGGGTTGTTAATGTTTATTCCAAAAATTGGATTTTTAGATTGGGAAGATACAAAAAAAGTTCCATATGAAATTATCTTCTTATTTGGTGCAGGTTTCTCTATTGCAGCAGCATTCTCTTCAACAGGTCTTGCGAACGAAATAGCTAATTATTTACTTACGTTAACACATATGCCAGTTATTATATTGATTCTTCTTGTTGCATCGTTAATCACATTTACAACAGAAGTTACATCAAATACAGCACTTATTTCTATTGCTTTACCTATTATTTATTCTTTAGGAAAAGCTGCAAATATTGATGTGAATTTAATCTTGTTTGTTTCTACTATTTGTGCTTCATATGCGTTTATGCTTCCTATTGCAACACCACCAAATGCAATTGCTATGAGTAGTGGGGCAGTAAAAGTAAAAGATATGGCAAAATTTGGTTTAATCTTCAATTTCTTAGGAATTATCTCAATTACAATAGTTGCTTTAGTATATTGGCAATTTTATTTATAA
- a CDS encoding P-loop NTPase fold protein translates to MLNQHITQFLNYYCDNKKLPNPQYAVLLKGKWGSGKTYFINEYKKQLDKSQQKYIYISLYGVTSYDEIEIKFLETIHPKLYNKKTIFAGKIAKQLLKGTLKIDLDDDGKVDGNASVQIPNFKPEDLLNTKDYILMFDDLERCSIDIISLLGYINFFVEHQSYKVILIANEKELEKTVKYKNIKEKLIGKTFEFKTNPDLAYDSFLSELKNKRRVKEDILEKEKSKILELFEKSESTNLRILRQILLDFERFYDEFLFEYLNKEEIIKDILYIFIIFSFEYRQGKEDVAKLLNLEYEYSKYTSSFQEITSLNKYNFINNNDAILPIYIWKDILVNSNIQKEKILISLKNNKYFINESTPSWSRLANYNYLDDSKFKNLLNIVYKEFEENKYKDYRHFKLVSSMLLYFQEKELLYVKFEKLFDLIKKNFELLFREKSLIIENVYVYFIKNRNITDMSYENIAYFESKNFKKLKNYINEVLEEEKILKKKRDSEKIILAIKEKNTQTLLDLLEGKNDIRFIDYKDKPILNNINIDNLVNVLISTDGLTMHYFGGILKDRYSQGKEILFEEENFLKELIKKLEDYILKNKGKLSSYNLKEQIIENLKIALNNIKISSEKKNEK, encoded by the coding sequence ATGCTCAATCAACACATAACACAATTTTTAAATTATTATTGTGATAATAAAAAACTCCCAAACCCACAATACGCAGTTTTATTAAAAGGAAAGTGGGGAAGTGGGAAAACATATTTTATTAATGAATATAAAAAACAGTTAGATAAAAGTCAACAAAAATATATTTATATAAGTTTATATGGAGTAACTTCATATGATGAAATTGAGATTAAGTTTTTAGAAACTATACATCCAAAACTTTACAATAAAAAGACTATTTTTGCAGGAAAGATTGCCAAACAATTATTAAAAGGCACATTAAAAATTGATTTAGATGATGATGGAAAAGTTGATGGAAATGCAAGTGTTCAAATACCAAATTTTAAGCCTGAAGATTTATTAAATACAAAAGACTATATTTTAATGTTTGATGATTTGGAAAGATGTTCAATAGATATTATTAGTTTACTAGGATATATCAACTTTTTTGTAGAGCATCAATCTTATAAAGTAATATTAATTGCAAATGAAAAAGAACTTGAAAAAACAGTTAAATATAAAAATATAAAAGAAAAACTTATTGGAAAAACTTTTGAGTTTAAAACAAATCCTGATTTAGCTTATGATAGTTTTTTAAGTGAACTTAAAAACAAAAGAAGAGTAAAAGAAGATATTTTAGAAAAAGAAAAATCAAAAATATTAGAACTTTTTGAAAAATCAGAGTCTACTAATTTGAGAATTTTAAGACAAATATTATTAGATTTTGAACGTTTTTATGATGAGTTTTTGTTTGAATATTTAAATAAAGAAGAGATAATAAAAGATATTTTATATATTTTTATTATATTTTCTTTTGAATATAGACAAGGGAAAGAAGATGTCGCAAAATTACTTAATTTAGAATATGAATATTCTAAATATACATCATCTTTTCAAGAAATAACTTCTTTAAATAAATATAATTTTATAAATAATAATGACGCAATTCTTCCTATTTATATTTGGAAAGATATATTAGTTAATTCAAATATTCAAAAAGAAAAAATATTAATTTCATTAAAAAACAATAAGTATTTTATTAATGAAAGTACTCCTTCTTGGAGTAGATTAGCTAATTACAACTATTTAGATGATTCTAAGTTTAAAAATTTACTCAATATTGTATATAAAGAATTTGAAGAAAATAAATATAAAGATTATAGGCATTTTAAACTAGTGTCTTCTATGTTATTATATTTTCAAGAAAAAGAGTTATTATATGTTAAATTTGAAAAACTTTTTGATTTAATAAAAAAGAATTTTGAATTATTATTTAGAGAAAAGAGTTTAATTATAGAAAATGTATATGTATATTTTATAAAAAATAGAAATATTACGGATATGAGTTATGAAAATATTGCATATTTTGAAAGTAAAAATTTTAAAAAGTTAAAAAATTATATAAATGAAGTTTTGGAAGAAGAAAAGATTTTAAAGAAAAAAAGAGATTCTGAAAAAATCATTTTAGCAATAAAAGAAAAAAATACTCAAACACTTCTTGATTTATTAGAAGGTAAAAATGATATTAGATTTATTGATTACAAAGATAAACCAATATTAAATAATATAAATATTGATAATTTAGTTAATGTACTTATTAGCACAGATGGTTTAACTATGCATTATTTTGGTGGAATTTTGAAAGATAGATATTCTCAAGGAAAAGAAATATTATTTGAAGAAGAGAATTTTCTAAAAGAACTAATAAAAAAACTAGAAGATTATATACTTAAAAATAAAGGAAAATTAAGTTCATATAATTTAAAAGAGCAGATAATTGAAAATTTGAAAATTGCATTGAATAATATAAAAATATCAAGTGAAAAGAAAAATGAAAAATAA
- a CDS encoding DUF748 domain-containing protein: MKSNKFLKIILSVFVIYSLLGFFILPYFLKPKLVEIINQNITKQASLEKISFNPFSFEVTLKNFTLKDDKEDIISFDKLYVDFSLLKSIDKKHIRFSYIELENPVINIVEDENAQINLNSIVKSNTSSKTEVKKEEKTASSMIDFLISKTELENATINYKRVSKTEPFSIKLKNLNYIFYDLGSFKSMTASQNLHTIINKDTVLNMKGGFKLVPLEFYGNVSLKQLKPYEILPYKKSMLNFQINKDANINLDFGYQVSLDKQLDIKVNKLNLNVNNIDINQNKKSLVKLKDFNINNLTFLYPEQKISINSVNLDDFYTSIIFDKNKTLNLQTLINQPKEKQTKVKVEEKSSDSKPWNIDIKDINLNNTNVAYKDEVSTDNVSVKNLSIVTNNFKFKNNDIFLDSLEVNEPNVSYQNKKTSLDTKVTNLKISAKDISKQKEKIFVKQIHLNKELLALIDANKNHIKTKNLDITVTNLGFNNNKLSLEKTVVKNPYIGITLAKSSNKKQPKEENKPKTKKENKNSKPIVLDFGPMNISNASLYFEDKNLPIPFKTLVSKLSGQFSELNSSNLKPATFKVEGKVDKYGYTKITGFINEKNIKELTDINMIFKNIAIKNFTPYSGKFVGREIEKGKLNLDLKYNIKKSNLDAKNRIIISDIKLGKEIKSEDAASLPLELAIALLENQDGVIDLDIPITGNVDDPKFAIAPIVWQAFRNIIIKAVSAPFNLLASLLGIEAEKIQSIQFAFASSKLLPSELETLDNIVKIMQKRPNIAIKINSTISNQDIEKLKELKANDLINTTMEKIDEKEKYLLAIEKIYSTYKDAEKLDDIKEKFANDENNLEKSKYLQYLKGIISAKQEILPNQLQELKKQRNENIINYIVTTKEISKNRVIIINNETIEDTDKKYTDFKLEVGLPK; this comes from the coding sequence ATGAAAAGTAATAAATTTTTGAAAATAATCTTATCGGTTTTTGTTATTTATTCTCTTCTTGGTTTTTTTATACTTCCATATTTTTTAAAGCCAAAGCTAGTAGAAATAATTAATCAAAACATCACAAAACAGGCATCTTTAGAGAAAATCTCTTTCAACCCATTTAGCTTTGAAGTTACACTAAAAAACTTCACATTAAAAGATGATAAAGAAGATATTATCTCATTTGACAAGTTATATGTTGATTTCTCACTTTTAAAATCAATAGATAAAAAACACATAAGATTTTCATATATTGAGTTAGAAAATCCGGTGATAAATATAGTTGAAGATGAAAACGCACAAATAAATTTAAATTCTATTGTGAAAAGTAACACTTCTTCAAAAACTGAAGTAAAAAAAGAAGAAAAAACAGCTTCTAGTATGATAGATTTTCTTATTTCTAAAACAGAATTAGAAAATGCAACTATTAATTATAAAAGAGTTAGTAAAACAGAACCTTTTAGTATAAAACTAAAAAATCTAAATTATATTTTTTATGATTTAGGAAGCTTCAAAAGTATGACTGCTTCACAAAATCTACATACAATAATAAACAAAGATACAGTTTTAAATATGAAAGGTGGATTCAAACTTGTACCACTTGAGTTTTATGGTAATGTGAGTTTAAAACAGTTAAAACCATATGAAATACTACCTTATAAAAAAAGTATGTTAAACTTCCAAATAAACAAAGATGCAAATATAAATTTAGACTTTGGATATCAAGTAAGTTTAGACAAACAATTAGATATAAAAGTAAATAAACTAAATCTAAATGTAAATAATATAGATATAAATCAAAATAAAAAATCATTAGTAAAATTAAAAGATTTTAATATCAATAATTTGACTTTTTTATATCCAGAGCAAAAGATTTCTATAAACTCAGTAAATCTTGATGATTTTTATACAAGTATAATATTTGACAAAAACAAAACTCTAAATCTACAAACGTTGATAAATCAACCAAAAGAAAAACAAACAAAAGTTAAAGTAGAAGAAAAAAGTAGTGATTCAAAACCTTGGAATATTGATATAAAAGATATAAATCTAAATAATACAAATGTAGCGTATAAAGATGAAGTCTCAACAGATAATGTAAGTGTAAAAAACTTATCAATAGTTACAAATAATTTTAAATTTAAAAACAATGATATTTTCTTGGATAGTTTAGAGGTAAATGAGCCAAATGTATCTTATCAAAATAAAAAGACATCACTAGATACAAAAGTAACAAACCTAAAAATATCTGCAAAAGATATATCAAAACAAAAAGAGAAAATCTTTGTAAAACAAATTCATCTAAATAAAGAGCTTCTTGCTTTAATAGATGCAAATAAAAATCACATCAAAACAAAAAATCTAGATATAACAGTAACAAATCTAGGATTTAATAACAACAAACTATCTTTAGAAAAAACAGTTGTAAAAAATCCATATATTGGTATAACTCTTGCAAAAAGTAGTAATAAAAAACAACCAAAAGAAGAAAATAAACCCAAAACAAAAAAAGAAAATAAAAACTCTAAACCAATTGTTTTAGACTTTGGTCCTATGAATATCTCAAACGCAAGTTTATACTTTGAAGATAAAAACTTACCAATTCCATTTAAAACACTTGTTTCTAAACTTAGTGGACAATTTAGTGAGCTTAACTCTTCAAACTTAAAACCTGCTACTTTTAAAGTTGAAGGTAAAGTTGACAAATATGGATATACAAAAATAACTGGGTTTATCAATGAAAAAAATATCAAAGAATTAACTGATATAAATATGATATTTAAAAATATAGCTATTAAAAACTTTACTCCTTATTCTGGTAAATTTGTAGGAAGAGAGATAGAAAAAGGTAAATTAAATCTTGATTTAAAATACAACATAAAAAAATCAAATCTTGATGCAAAAAATAGAATAATAATAAGTGATATAAAACTTGGAAAAGAGATAAAAAGCGAAGATGCAGCATCTTTACCTTTAGAGTTAGCAATTGCATTACTTGAAAATCAAGATGGAGTTATAGATTTGGATATTCCTATTACTGGAAATGTTGATGACCCAAAATTTGCTATTGCTCCTATTGTATGGCAAGCTTTTAGAAATATTATCATCAAAGCAGTTAGTGCTCCATTTAATCTATTAGCATCTCTTTTAGGTATTGAAGCTGAAAAAATCCAATCTATTCAATTTGCTTTTGCAAGTTCTAAACTTCTACCATCAGAGTTAGAAACACTTGATAATATTGTAAAAATAATGCAAAAAAGACCAAACATAGCAATAAAAATAAACTCTACAATCTCAAATCAAGATATTGAAAAACTAAAAGAGCTAAAAGCAAACGACTTAATAAATACAACTATGGAAAAAATAGATGAAAAAGAGAAATATTTACTTGCAATAGAAAAAATATATTCAACATATAAAGATGCTGAAAAACTAGATGATATAAAAGAAAAATTTGCAAATGATGAAAATAATCTTGAAAAAAGTAAATATTTACAGTATTTAAAAGGTATAATATCAGCCAAACAAGAAATATTACCTAACCAGTTACAAGAACTAAAAAAACAAAGAAACGAAAATATCATAAACTACATTGTAACGACTAAAGAGATATCAAAAAATAGAGTTATTATAATCAATAATGAAACTATTGAAGATACAGATAAAAAATACACAGACTTTAAATTAGAAGTTGGTTTACCAAAGTAA